The DNA segment TTGagtcatttatttttgcatttttatttgactcccattttcataaaaattttgaaagaccCAGGATATATCCTTCAGTTGTTCTATGCTGATGACTTTGAACCCAGAAACCTTTAATAAAACAGCATTCAGTGAGGTGACTCAATGTATGTTTCTTGCAACCTATAATACTCCCATTCTGGattcttatataaaaatgaaatttctccCTGAGAGAAAATTTTAGGAGCTTAGTTTTCATGCATAGGTTGTTATTTCACTTTtcaccttttgtttttttcagttagAGAGGACTGTCAAGATATAAAACCAAtggttttttttaatagaaaaaatgttcaccaacgagaaacaaattttaaagctaaaaattcactttaaatatttcaaccAGCTTCTTTCCTCAATTCCTAAATGATTTTACTCTTCCATTTTAAGgtgacatattttacattttcaactgGTGGATAGTTGGACATTTCAGTTTGCCTACCCATAAATACTAATCTTCATTTGATAATACAATATGAAATTTTAAGTGTATTGAATACATAACTGAAATTTATGGAAGTTCCTTCTGACATTTATTGTTAgattgaagttttaatttagttatttgaaattatttcagtttGAAATGACCCAAATTATAAGGGTATCATTTAAAACATAACCTTATTgccacagaaaattttaaatagacaTTTGTGAGAACTGCCATGTATTATCTCAAATAAATCTGCTGAAACCACAACTTATGTTCATCATGTATTATTGGACGAAACAATTCAGTAAATAAGAAATCAATTCTTGTTTTCCATAATTtcaccataattttattttatatttacaatcTTCAATTTCTAATGCAAGGATCTTGCTGTGGACTTGGGGGATCTGGGAAGAGAGACGGGTTTGGAGAAGAGGGACCAGGGATCTGATATAgacaataataattaataaagctAACAGGATGTGAAAGTCTTCCAGAAGAAATTCTTGCAGCCAGCCTTGCGTTCTCGGGGTGCCATAGCTGGGTTTGAATTAGCAGATCTCTGCAGCTCCAGCCTCATCTCATCCTGCTCAGCAGCCTGGGACAAATCTTCAGGTTCCAGGGCATCATTCTCCGTCTGGTTGGGTTCAGACAGCAGCTCTGCCAAGAAGTACTTGGCCAGTTCCTGAATGGgtaaaaggaaaggggaaagagagggagcagaaggaggaaaataagaatgaagaaagaaaaatggaaaattctagtttggaaaacaaatttaGTCACACTTAAAATCCAGTTTTCGCAGTTGTGCACTTTTATGATACTTAAAATTAGTTAAGGATAAAAAATAAGTGTAATTCCTATAATCACGAAGTTACACAAAAAGATTTCAAAAGCTTCAATGTTTCTGCAAGTGTTCTGCCTCTGTAGGCTTAAAACACACAAAGAGAAATTGCAAATTGATAAAAGCCACTTTACAAAAATAGTGTGCCAACCTTTTGTTTAATTCAATTTCCATAACATGAGCAACAAAATGGAATTGTTCTTACCGTTTTTTGCAAAGTAAACTGGGGAAATGGGACCTTTCAATTCTCAGATGTGCTAGGTCTGTAGTGTCCCTTACCCACTCCCTGATGAATGAAGGTCTGCGTTTCAGCACCTGGGTCAGCACCGGGAATAGATGCTAGCATTCCTTTATGCTCAAATATCCATGTTTCCGAATTTTCTTGAATGCCAAGAAATAACTTACCTGAACTGTGACCAACCGCGCcgatcagaaaataaataagtaaaagaagtaCGAGGGAATTCTAGCCTCTGAAAGTTTTCCTGAGAGCTTTGGTTGCTGAGGGATTCTAAAAAGCACCGTTAACACTTGTTTAAGTTCAAACCCAGGGTGCAGGAGCAAGACTTAGTACGAATGCGGGAGAGGGGAAAGAAGACATCGGGGGAGTTTCCTTACCTGCTTTCCTGCGGCAGCAGCCAGGGACTTCTGCAGAAACTGACGGAGTCTGGGGTCCGAGGGCGCGCCGGTGACACCGCCCAGGGCCAGCACGATGGAGAGCGCGGCCAGCGCGCACTGGAGGCGGCAGGACAGCATCTCGGCTGTGGCGCCGGGGAAGCCGAGCTGGAGAGCAGTTGTTCGAACTGCGGATCCGCAGGCAGCAGCAAAAGCTCTGAACCTCGCGCTTCCCGCAGCGGCTTGTGGGCTCTCCGCCGTCTCCCCACCTTCTTAAACTCTCCCTCTGACGTCAGGCTAGGAGGCGCCCCCAAATCTCACCAGCGCTTTTACGCACCATTAGCCTCGTGAAATCAATCACAGAAGTGAGGGGAGGCGACACAATCTAAAGTGGTTtacttagaaaaaacaaaaaatcctgcaCACTCAAAGGCACACACAATTCCACATGCCAAACCGTAAAATCTTTATTATCATTCAGTGCTACCAACATATACAGTCTATAATTTCACTCACACATGTGCACGTATGCACATTCAATTACACACAGAGAGCCTCAAACACAGCCCTGGAGGGGCAAACATACTATCACACACAGGTGTACACACATAAATGTACAGACTACTCCACTGATCCATTTTAGGAGGTCCCCAAATGCAAAACTATATGTGTATGGCAAGTGAGATTCAGAATCATTCCTTTGAGAACAGattagagaataaaatatggGCAATGGCAGGACTGAAACATCTCCTCTACCTCCATTTcttatgtaaaaaaaatcttGTAGAAGATTGATGGATTCTAAAAGAATTTCACTTTTCTCTAAAATGAAGGCATCATTGTctcaccctccctccttctttcttagCAACTGAGAAACTTCTAATCTACCTGTCTTCatactgtgaaaaacaaaaaaatagagacagagagaccaacacatacatatgcacaaagaggcagagagactgatacaaaggaaggaaaagagattgACTTCCTTTTGGTACCCAGAAACTTGGGAGTTGGAAGGCAATCTCAGAAATTATCTAATAAAACTCAGAATTTGAATTACTAAGTCTTAAAAATGGGCAGTAAGTTGTTCTGGCTCACATACTGCACAGTTGGAGCAAAGACAAGACCTCTACATTCTAGGGCCAGGGTTCTTTCCATGCAACTCTTGAGTTTTCTAACATATTGTTGGTCAGTAAGAGCAGTTCTAGATCAGGAACCCTAAGATGGACATATAAAATTGTAGGACCTCCTGGGTGTGACTATTATTGTGTGCTTATATGTTGGGAAAGGATTACAGACTATCAATgcagtcccctcctccctcaatCACAGAGAAAGTTTAGAAAAGCTATCCTAGAAATTCAGGTGTAGACAGGTTGAGCATTTGCTGTCCAGATTAGAGTTCTGGTAGCTTTTTGAACTGATTCCTTATCAAAGAAAAGTTAGCTAATTTTCTAGCATAGGCCAGGAGATCCTTGCCGGCTCTTCAACATATAGTATTTTCTGAGCTTCAAAAGTCATATTAGTTAAAAAATAATGCTACATCTCCAGATATTGAATGAGGCAGAGAACTTGTCCAATCCTGTTATCAGTCATGcatcataaattaaaatattctcaataCCTAAAAAATAGTATTCAAAGATGGGAAGGACTGGAAAATATTCTGATTGTCTtagatatttgtaaatatttccttttatatctttAAGCCAAGGAAAAGAGAACACAAGGTAAGGAATGTCAAAGCTTCTAGAGCTTAATAATTCAAGGCAAGGCCAAATACAAAGTAAGGCATTAAAAagttacatgttgaaatgatttGGGAGAGCAAGAAATCTAGACCCACAGAATTTAACCTTAGGAAATATGTGTTCTCTATACATTCTGGTGCCCTCCCAGGCCCCCAACTGGGGACTCAGAATCTAATTATATGAGTCCAACTATCCTGAAGCAACTCCCTCGGATCTCCTATATCCTCTACTGAAGTCTTGGCTTTTGGAAGCCCCATGAATTAGAAGAAGAGAGTTTTCTTTGGACAGGAGCCATCCAAAGAACAAACAGCAGCCCCCATCTTGCTCCATGCACTGGaatctcttctccctccctctccaaactcctgcttctttccttccacatccctttcctcttctctatattttctcctctctcttatttcttctttctcagaaTATTAATCTTCCTCACTCAATCCTCCTTTGTCTTCTCTCCCTATCCTCATTTCTCTTATACTTCCcacttcctctttattttctgacTTCATCTTGGTTTGATTTGACTGTTTTCCTGCCTTCTCTGCCCCTGTCCCTTCCTTCTCACCTTGCTTAGCCAATATTTATCCAGCCTCTGCCTCAAGAcatctctcctctcttccatcccACCTTACTTTCCTCCCCCATCCTCAACTACTTCTTGCCAAGAATGCTCCTGATCTCAAGCTGTTGAAATACCTGCTTGGAATAGTGAAGtctgagttgcttttctcagTCTCTTGTTGAAGTGCTGAAATCAGAGATGACAGgacttctaagtttttttttttttttaataatcctcAGATTGTTATGAAGCTGACTTCTACTTTAAAGAGGAGTCAGAACAAAAGGGGACAAAATTCTCCCTTAAATTTCTGTAGGTTTTTCTCCTTTCCTACTCAATCTTGGCATATAGGTTGGCTTAACTTTAAAACACTTCAAACTTCTTCAACCTGACCCTTTGCAGTTAGTCCCCAGGGCCCCTTTCCCAGCTCAAAGGCTGGGAGGAGAAAATGGTTTGTGGCTATACTGAGAACTGTATTTCCCAGATCATGGGCACCATGAATCACCTTCCCAAACCCCTATGCAGCCCATAGTGTTCAAAAAGCACTTTCTCATCCAGTACTTTAGGGTATTAACCCTCATCTCACAAGGGCAACCTGAGGTCCTGAGAGCAGATTGCCTTGCACAAGACTGAACAGACAGGAAGTAGCATGGTCAAAGGAGAATGTTACTCAACTGTAGGATGCTGCACCCTCCCGTGACTCAGAGACACAGAGATACCTGGTTGAGTAGTCTGCAGTCTGGACAAAAGCACATCTAGGAAGCACTCAGAATTCTTTCATACACAGAACCTCTAGTCAAGATAATGACTGCCCGTCTCCCTTGTGGAATGAACATTTGAGGGTGACTATCTACAATATGagaagaaactcagtgagaaacaaatttatgtGCAGACATAAATTTTGATGTTAAGcaatatagaaaaagaagaaagtatctGTACAGAGATCTGGGTTCTGGTTTGGTTCCACCACAACCAGCTGTGTGATATCATCTCTGGGCAATGTGGTTCCTTCCAGTCCTGATAATTTAATCCATAGCttaattttttggaaataaaaagatgaacTAGAATGTACTTTGATGTTACATGCTGTTGTTTTTCTTGGATTGAAGTCTTTGTATTGGAAAAGAACCTGTTTTTTATGTAATATGGGGAAGAAGACTGGATGCAGAGGATCTTTGGCAGGGCCCGTTAGAAAAATTGTCCACAACTCTGGCTTCTGCTACTGACCTGCCCTCCCCACTATGAAACTTGGTCTCTCTGTTTGTAAAACTGATTCACTCAAAATTTTTTCTACGAATAAGTATGAAAAAGCTGTACTATTTGAGATTCCAATGATATAGCAGTGAACTAGAGAGACAAAGTTTTAGGGAGGAAGCCTAACTATAAACACATTAACATATGCTCAAATTTATAAGCAAGGTATAGAGTATGATGGTGGATGAGGGACCCTGCTAAGGAGGAACACTTTGAGCAGAAATCTGAATGAAATGAAGAAGCTAGTCATAAAAAGAGCTCAATAAAGATTTCTAACCCAGGACCTAAGTTAGTAACAAGGCAGAAGAACTGGAAGAGAATGAGTGAAGCAGAGAGTTCAAGTAGAGGAAGTCAGCCAGGCAGGTAGGGGTCAGATTAGAGAAAGCCTTGAGGGCCACGATGTGGAAACCATTGGCGGAGTCTTGAGCAATGAACTGAcctaattcaattattttaagacaaggccTTCTGCTCAGTGGAGAATTAACTGTAGGAGGTTAAGAGTAAAAGAAAAGAGGTAACTCAGAAATTTAAGAACTACTgaagagaggagccagggaggggAAAAGCAGTCTCCCTGAACATGCCCTGTACTCTGCCATGTCCAtctgcacatgctgttccctcttcctggaaTATCTTTGACCCACCTCTGATAATTGAGTTCATACAGATTATTCTGTTTCCAAGGACCTCTCACTTAGACTCATTGTGACCCTATCCTGTGCCCAAAAGTGTGCCTTTCACACCTCTGCTAGTGACACTCACAGATCACTTTATACTCCTGTTCCTTGAGAGTCTGTATGTTTTGTTCATAAACTAGATCCTCACTGAGGATAGAAACCTGTCTACTATGTCTGCATCCTCCTCAGAGACCTCAAAACTATTAGGCATAGAGTAGTTTCTGAAAAATGACAATTGAGTTGAAGACAAACTTCTCTCTCCTTATACATGAAGTCTCTATAGATTCTGTAAGTAAGACAAACATTGTGAGCCTCAAGGTTACTAAGGACTAAATCACTTGACATACTTAATATGAACTCCACAATCCTAGGTGGCCAATACCTTCATGAACACATCTCTCTTGATCTCTTAGTCATCTCTGAGCTttggtaagttaaaaaaaaaaaaaaaaactgaaacagtTCAATGCTATTGTTCCTATTCCATAAGGAACTATCTGACATTGCCCTTTGAATGTGCTATTATAGTCATAGAGAATATGAGCATCCTCAGAGCTATTGGAAAGCCTAGGAAGGAAGCATCCACTGACCACTGAAGTAGGTATGTGTTCCAAGCATGTACAACAGTGAATAATAGTGCTAACTTGACTCTGTGTTGTGGCTTGTAGTTGATTGTGTGCGTTGATATCAACCAAATAAGGAGTAGAGGCCCCAGGACATATAGCTAGTGTGTAGCTGGGCTGTTGCCAGAGCTCTTTCTGCCACCCTCGCACATCCTCTCAGACGGAAGGGAAGGTCAGTGAGGAAGCGCTGTGCCTAGCTCTCCTCCtagttttcccttctctttttggATTCACTGGTTCTCCAGAAGCTTCCCAGTTGCTTCTTTGGCTTCTTCTTAGAGCCAAGTCATGTTCTGTCCCACTGTGCCACCCAGAGCATATCTCCCACCTCAGCATCTATCTTCCTTCTTAAAATATGGTGTTAGATCTGAGATCTTCCAAGAGCCTCCCAGTGCAGTCAGCAGGGGAAGGAATCATCTTGGCCAGAACCATCCATGGTTTGAGACATGAGGCCAGCATTCAATGTCCTGCTCCCCGGAACAGTGCGAGACAGATGGAGAAGTTCCTCTATGACATGATTCCAAGACTTACACTGTGGCAGTATGATAGAAGCCACGTAAATACAAAAGTGCCTCATGGAATGAAAGTACACATGCAAAACAGTTCCAGTCCCAATACTCCAACTTCAGGGTTGCCTGAGAAACACTGAAAGCATAGGGGTTTGGTTCCCAAATGCAGAGATTTTGATTCTTGGGTCACGGTTGAACTCAGACTTCTCTATCTTTTAGGGCTTAATTTTAGTCTGTAACTGGAGTCTCATCACCCTAGGAAACCATGGGGTCACAAACCACTGCCCACTATGGTTCCCTACTGCCTTGCTCTGCTCTGCCACTTCTCCACTCTCCTTTACtacttcctcttcctgctccctacttttttttccttttctcttctctgcttcctggcttttgCTTCTCTTCCTATTTACTTTTCTGGCTTACATTGTCTCTTCTTGCTCAACCAcaactttccttcttttcctgggAACACCAGAGGCAATGGGCTTGGCTTGCCTTTCGAAGGCCAGAGTATGTACTTCACTGGCTTTCCTGATGCTTCTCCATACATTAAGGGCACAGTCAAGACTAGAATCAGAAACAGACCCAGCCCCAGACCAGAACCTTAAAATCACTTAATCCCAGCCCTCAGTTTATATGTGGGTAAACTGAagccaagagaaagaaagggttTTTCTCCAAGCTACATAACTAGAATCAGAATCAGAATCTCTAATTCTCTTAGTTTATGTTCTTCCCATGACACAAGCACACTTTGTGACCCTTCCACCCAAGTGGTTGAAATCATGGAGTAAGACTGGCAGCTCCTGTCCTGCTTATATACCTATGGAATGCCTAAAGCAAAACCGTGTTTCCTGGCAGAGTATCATCCCATGGAGAAGACTTGGGGATTAATGTGCAGAGATTTGGGAACCTCTGGGCTGGGCTTTCAGGCTTTGCAACTCTGCCCTTTTTGTGCATTTCCTAATCTTAGAAACATCCAGATCTGCTCCTCATTATCATGCTGCGTTGGGCTGCTTCGGCACAGGAGGGTACCACTGTTAGGCTGAGCTCTCCTGCCCTCTGCTGGCATGATTCATGGAGGACGACTTTATCTACAATTGGAGGGCATgagtttattcattctttcttttactcACTTTTAAAAAGCACCCCCAATGTGGAAGACACAGTTCTTGGTGCTTGAGTTTCAATGAAGCATACAAAATAAACTCTTACTTCAAACATTCAGTTCTTTTACTTTGTGCCAGATGCTGTCCCGGGTATTCAGAGGCAACCCAAACACAATCTTTGACTTTAAAAAGAAGCTGTTTGCAAAATTATGTACATTATTGTCCTGAGCCACAGAATTAAAGAATTAGCACTGAAAGGAACTGCAGACTCCTCTAACAGTGTCATTCATGGTTTTCCCAAATTAGGTCTAGAACTCCGTGCACATTGTGGGGATTCTGCTTCACTGACAGGATGCTGCCATAGTTTCATATGAACAAAGCACTTAAAggtgaaagaaaattcaaaaacagtAGTTCTAAAACAAGCCCTCCTCTTGCCTTTAATCAAATTGTCCCCCGTGTTAAGAACCTGTATTTACGATTGATGTCACATTTATAGCTAATGTTAAAGTTCGCtggtgacattttttttttttttcttacctgaaTACAATGGAATCTCACTTCCTTTGCCAAGTCACCTTCTggccaggaggaggggaggggagagtcCCCAAGGAGAACTTGCATGTGTTGAGTGCTCCCTCTCGTGTCCATTTGTGCCATTACTGCTCTTACTGGCTAGAGCTCCCTTTGTTCCAGTTCAATCACAATGTTGTGCCCAGAACCAAGGACACTTCTCTAACCTGCTGCTCTCTCCATGATACTGTAAACTGCCATGCCAGAGTAACTTGCACTACTGGCTTCCAAACTTTGTGATGGTATGTAAGAAAGACACTTCACAGCATAACCCAGTGCACACATGCAAGTCTGCATACAATTATCAGAACAATACTTACCTTTAATACTGTAATAAACACTCATACTTCATATTCTTTTGAATTTGCACTGTTTTTCTTTGTCATACTGTAATTAGCTATGCAACTTGCTACTGAGTTGTAAACTTGATTTGAAATGCACTGCCCTTGGCCAGGGCCTCCCTGCAATGCAGTCACCTGGACCCCTGGCATTCCTAGGCCACTGTTCTCCACCTGCCCTGTTGCCCTGGGATGCTGGTTCTTAACTCTTctcatctttctcttctctgccctccattattttaaaagatctcaCTGCAGGGCTGCTTAGACCTCTGCTTCTTAAAACAACAATGTTTACCAACTATAGTAGTCCAAATGGTGGCCACCAAAACAGGCATGTCTGCATCCAAACCATTAGAAGCTTTGAAAGTGACcctattaaggaaaaaaaaaaaaaaaaaaaaaaaaaaaaacctttgtaaaTGTAACTTAAGGATCTCCAGATGGGATCATGTGAATTATCCACatgggccctaaatccaatgacaagcATATGTataagagacagaaaacaaaacacaagcacAGAGGAGCAGACCATGTGAAGATGAAGACAGAAATTGAAGTGATACATCCATAAGCAAAGGAAACTTGGAGTCACCAGAAACTAGAAGAGACATGGAAGGATTCTACAGTAGAGTCTTTGGAGGGAGTGTGACTCCGCTGGCACCTCAATTTCTGATCTCTACATgtgaatacatttctattgttctaAGCCACCAGTttgtgtaatttattttaatagccATGGAAAACACCTACACTAATCACACCTCTCCTTTCCCCAAGCTCTGAGGGGACATGACAGAGCTGGATTTGGGTATGTACTGCTTCTTTGTGTACTCAGGCTTATTCTGCCAGATGCTTTTTTCCCAAAGATTAGACTCTACTAAGGGGCTCTGCAATCTCTTTTTACAATTGGCTTCTGTTGCAAGACATTGCTCCATCCCACTCCCTTTAAACCTACATGCCTTTATCAGGTAAATCCCAAATGTGGATAGGTTGGAATTTTTCCCCAGGAGCTTCCTCAACTTCCCCATGCATCAGTTGTTGAACTGGAAGCCAGGCTTAGCACAGCAGTGGAGTGGTAGGTTGGGTGTGATGAGAGCCCTGGCAGTGGAATGATTTGCCCAAAGCTGAACAGTGGATTAGTGACAGGTAGGCATTCATTTGAATGCTAACAACAGAAATAGGAAGAGTTTGGGGATTTTCCCCATTCCAACAACATTATGGGAAATGTACTGTTTAGGGAGATAAGGTCAAACCTATATTCCTCATGAAAATTTTGCATCTAATCAGCTTTGTACCTGTTTATATCACCATCTGCTTCACATGCTTAAGGGAACTCATTGCTCTTTCTCATTGCCCCTAGCTCTGCACTTCCTAATCATAAAAATTCTCTGATAAATTAATGAACCAGTGCCACACCTAGGGAAACAAAGTATCAGCCAAGCAACATTTGACAGCAGGAGTCACAGGGAAACAGATGTAAACATTGGGTTCCTAATAAGAGAATTGTTTAGCAGAAAAACCATGTTCTCAGAACCAAAGAGAGACAAGATGAGTTCTAGGCTGGCcttactattaaaatattttacttcatagCCCTCCataattttaataagtttatAAGCTTTATTTCAAACTCATTACTTAGAGACATGAAACTCCATATTTtggatcagaaaaaaaatggtcaCGTCCATTAAAAAATCTTTGttaagtcaattttttaaaaatacctagaaAAGGTTTATTGATACTGTTTCATAGTTCCTTAAATGATTTTCATATGTCAAAAGTgtaatttagggctgg comes from the Sciurus carolinensis chromosome 9, mSciCar1.2, whole genome shotgun sequence genome and includes:
- the Sst gene encoding somatostatin, whose amino-acid sequence is MLSCRLQCALAALSIVLALGGVTGAPSDPRLRQFLQKSLAAAAGKQELAKYFLAELLSEPNQTENDALEPEDLSQAAEQDEMRLELQRSANSNPAMAPRERKAGCKNFFWKTFTSC